In one Fusarium falciforme chromosome 5, complete sequence genomic region, the following are encoded:
- a CDS encoding C2 domain-containing protein has product MATKVKNPLSAAHTAGIFADMSVDGPIIGTLVAIVDRAKNLPNRKTIGKQDPYCAARLGKEAKKTTTDIRGGQTPKWDQELRFTVHDCPDYYQLKISVFTDDKRTDLVGESWIDLRGIIVAGGGQSDMWQTLSCKGKYAGEIRVEITFYDTRPKPDKPAAKPKQPAPAEQEQGSVKQRTPVKRRPLPSDPVTGEAPVATPPAAPTTAPPALPSAAPAGPDHRTPPRHAKQTSHSGAFIQAQSPLQAVEYNTPPSQSTRSRHTDNYSPSAHAPVQQEYVTPTRAEVPRQSRRSMYEGSPRHYDDRDYSPRYTLQQDQMDHRGHYSPHQDPYDQPPPSMAPMDDPRQYSPMENERPPPPPAHRSRHSGTGQELVPRGTYDTSPVKMPQMRHDVLRHEAQRQSQSQPQPQPQSQSQSLVPYPGRPTFRAYDSAPAANPVPSSNGMGYDNAPRHNSYDASYDPHYRSMQPTVEDAPENGGPPVNNFRQSSSRMYPDELALEENPSPAPLVLRRSTGGSPYRDDYSPSQPARGYQNQDDGYHNPEDWQVALTSSHRRSFSRSPGDNSYHSHSSQSHHSGHGSELETKHIQSSSNYALPNMPAALVPGLDASQSQELTDLIYEDRRRERRPHSQSLSTPTRGRQRNESLSGYNQAPPEQSYDQGYDQSYDQSYAIQPYRRAITYTSAADQQIIKPRAISPNTRTSPNPQHKIKRKSVSPAPPPDENRRSTEIPFGPDSYDALNPSLVSSKDGASPTPPDYLGGEPTKIITYDGREIDPSDHLPEDTWAPEPEKKNQEPAPEPRSRPPLSGAQPMPPSTRRARRTGRHSMSTVNTSSYTFSEEPRTPPAPTGRARLQKRNRASAGNSPAASSPLAPISKDNYQERTPYGNSSLRGLPRASTWDFEDENRGVYGGPPIPAKIPLPLMMSGANGPGNELALMEEMQRIDIGSGRSRRRGGY; this is encoded by the exons ATGGccaccaaggtcaagaaccCGCTCAGCGCGGCGCACACCGCGGGCATCTTTGCCGACATGTCGGTTGATGGCCCCATTATTGGAACTCTGGTCGCTATCGTCGATCGCGCCAAGAACTTGCCGAATCGCAAGACCATCGGCAAGCAAGATCCCTACTGCGCCGCCCGGCTAggcaaggaggccaagaagacaaCCACAGATATCCGAGGCGGGCAAACGCCCAAATG GGACCAGGAGTTGCGGTTCACAGTCCATGACTGCCCAGATTATTACCAGCTGAAGATCTCCGTCTTTACCGACGACAAGCGGACAGATCTGGTCGGAGAATCATGGATTGACCTCAGAGGCATCATTGTGGCCGGCGGTGGACAGAGCGACATGTGGCAGACATTAAGCTGCAAGGGCAAATACGCTGGCGAGATCAGGGTGGAAATCACATTCTACGACACCCGTCCCAAGCCCGACAAGCCCGCGGCGAAACCGAAGCAGCCTGCCCCCGCagagcaagagcaaggaTCCGTCAAGCAGAGAACGCCAGTCAAGAGACGGCCGTTGCCATCTGATCCTGTAACCGGCGAAGCTCCTGTTGCGACTCCCCCAGCAGCTCCCACAACGGCACCTCCGGCACTCCCTTCAGCAGCACCGGCGGGGCCTGATCACCGCACTCCTCCACGACATGCAAAGCAGACTTCACACTCGGGCGCCTTTATCCAGGCCCAGTCTCCTCTGCAGGCAGTCGAGTACAACACACCGCCGTCACAATCAACGCGCAGCCGTCACACAGACAACTATTCTCCGTCAGCGCACGCGCCTGTACAACAAGAATATGTGACACCAACGCGGGCGGAAGTCCCTCGCCAATCCCGCAGGTCCATGTACGAAGGGTCACCCCGACACTATGATGACCGGGACTACAGCCCGAGGTATACGCTTCAGCAGGATCAGATGGATCACCGGGGTCACTACTCTCCGCATCAGGATCCTTACGACCAGCCGCCGCCTTCAATGGCGCCCATGGACGATCCCAGGCAGTACTCTCCCATGGAAAACGAGCGTCCACCGCCACCACCTGCCCATCGGAGCCGACACAGCGGCACAGGTCAGGAACTTGTGCCCAGGGGCACCTATGATACGTCACCGGTCAAGATGCCGCAGATGAGACATGACGTTCTGAGACATGAGGCTCAAAGACAATCACAGTCGCAGCCCCAGCCCCAGCCACAATCGCAGTCTCAATCCCTGGTACCTTACCCGGGGCGCCCAACCTTTCGCGCGTACGATTCGGCACCGGCTGCCAACCCTGTCCCGTCTTCCAACGGAATGGGCTACGATAATGCGCCGAGACACAATTCCTATGACGCCAGCTACGATCCTCATTATCGGTCAATGCAACCAACGGTCGAGGATGCGCCCGAGAATGGCGGCCCGCCAGTCAACAACTTCAGGCAGAGTAGTTCGCGGATGTATCCAGACGAGCTGGCCTTGGAGGAAAACCCGAGCCCTGCGCCGCTGGTTCTGCGGCGATCAACCGGGGGCTCTCCCTATCGGGACGACTACTCACCCTCGCAGCCTGCGCGTGGATACCAAAACCAAGATGATGGATATCACAACCCGGAGGACTGGCAAGTCGCATTGACTTCCTCCCACCGACGAAGCTTCTCAAGAAGCCCCGGTGACAACTCGTACCACTCCCACAGCAGCCAAAGCCATCATTCGGGTCATGGGTCTGAGCTGGAGACCAAGCACATTCAGAGCTCCTCCAACTATGCGCTCCCCAACATGCCAGCGGCCCTTGTGCCAGGGTTGGATGCATCCCAATCCCAGGAGTTGACAGATCTGATTTACGAAGACCGCCGACGTGAGAGACGGCCACATTCGCAAAGTCTCTCAACACCCACTCGAGGTCGGCAGCGGAACGAGTCCTTGTCAGGATACAACCAAGCACCGCCCGAGCAAAGCTATGATCAGGGCTATGACCAAAGCTATGATCAAAGCTATGCCATCCAGCCATACAGACGGGCCATCACATATACCTCTGCGGCCGACCAGCAGATAATCAAGCCTAGAGCTATCTCGCCAAACACTCGCACTAGCCCGAACCCTCAGCACAAAATCAAGCGCAAGTCGGTCAGCCCTGCGCCTCCTCCAGATGAGAACCGAAGGTCAACCGAGATCCCCTTCGGACCCGACTCTTATGATGCCCTGAACCCGAGTCTTGTTTCTTCGAAGGATGGGGCCAGTCCTACGCCGCCAGATTATCTGGGTGGTGAGCCGACAAAGATCATCACCTATGATGGGCGAGAAATCGACCCTTCGGATCATCTTCCCGAGGATACCTGGGCGCCGGAACCAGAGAAGAAGAATCAGGAACCGGCACCAGAACCACGATCGAGACCTCCACTGTCTGGGGCGCAGCCAATGCCGCCTAGCACTCGCAGGGCCCGCCGCACTGGCCGTCACTCCATGTCCACGGTGAACACATCGTCATACACATTCTCGGAAGAACCGCGGACGCCTCCAGCGCCTACTGGCCGGGCTCGGCTCCAGAAGCGAAACAGAGCTTCTGCTGGCAATTCCCCTGCGGCGTCCAGTCCTTTGGCGCCGATCTCCAAGGACAACTACCAGGAAAGGACCCCTTACGGAAACTCTTCTCTTCGAGGCTTGCCGCGAGCAAGCACCTGGGATTTCGAAGACGAGAACCGTGGGGTGTATGGGGGTCCACCAATCCCAGCCAAGATCCCTCTTCCACTCATGATGAGCGGTGCCAATGGGCCCGGTAATGAGTTGGCTCTGATGGAAGAAATGCAGAGGATCGACATCGGGTCAGGAAGGTCCCGACGAAGGGGAGGATATTGA